DNA sequence from the Alosa alosa isolate M-15738 ecotype Scorff River chromosome 2, AALO_Geno_1.1, whole genome shotgun sequence genome:
ttatatgtgggaaccttgctcttgccaaaatgaatttgaagggtATGGTACCACTGGCGGGGGTTTTATGGGGGTCCAAAAACCCTCTCCGGCAGAGGTGACTCTTTTGGAACCCCATATTTGGACCCTCAAATTACCATGTGGGCACTTGATGATCCTAATGGGATTTATACCagataaagatacatatttgttctttcttgtaatgaaataacatttttgactatgaagctccataatatgaattttattcttcataatgcACCATTTTGGACATTGTTTCCAGAAGTCTGGAATGTAGAGCAGGGAGAATTTAGTGATGATAAAGCATGAAAATAGTGGAAATAAGTTAGTATTATGCTCAGTGATGGCGAACAATTAAATACTGAGACGGTCACGGATTAACCCGCCATCAAACTTTTAAAGAACTAAATAACAAGAATGTTACATAGTGTAAGAGTTTTTCCTTGCCGCTGTCACTCTCCaaataaaattgaattgaaaattgaattgaatagtgTCTTTAACTATTATCCAAGAAATTGTGGAAGCAGTGGCATAATTTTGTCATGGTCCTTTTGGTCAAGTTTGTATTGGCGAGCACTGCGTCCATAGATGTCTGAGTTGGCGTGGAATGATCCCATTAACAGATACTGGTGGCGTTTTTTGGAGCAAATGTGTATTAcacatagcctgacgagccagacccacattaaaatgtagggtctgggcactcaccgttcgcagtgctcagtctgaggggcgggataatcggttgtctttcaaattccctctgcacgcagtaggacagcgctatgagtcccatgcgtttcccaccagcggttcaaacttttgccaacttaataaaagcttaactcgtgtcacactgttcgccaacatcaacatccatcttatttgctttcaagtagcagggaattcaagccaaaccgttgcaactcaatcattatgttaagcccacctaacgactcaatacacgatttgattggcctgatagaagtttaatttttcgagctcacaagccaacggagagttgctagactagccctggcagcaaatataatttgctgccgctagggtgcgtctaaatttctaggctatattacACATACTGAATGACCTTCTAAATAAATGACCTTGCCACTGAATTAAAGCAGTCTTGAACATTACTCAACCAAAAATACAAACAGGTGTTTTTTCGTTGTAGTAAAATATCATTGGAGTAAAATGCCAATGACACCTTCACCTTTAAATTAAATTCATAGGCAACAACTCTGGTGGACATTATTAACGCAGCCAACATGCCAATTGGATGCTCCCCCAAACTTGTGACGTCAGCAGCATTGTGTGATAAAACTGCACACTTTAGAGTGGCCTTCACACATCTGTGCAAGGATTATGCTTTATATTCAGCATATATATTGACATGCCAGACCTGTCAGGAGGTTGGATTATCTTGGCAAAAGGTGAAGTGGTAACCTATATTCTGTACATAATATTTGAGAGAAATTTAGCTTTTTGTGTGCATAAAGGAAATCTTTTGCTTTTTCATGAAATATGGCTGCAACTattgattatttttatatatatatattatatatattatatattatttattttttttacaaagcctAAGAATAGCCTACTTAAATGTCTAGtttaattcacacacaaaacatattttgTCATAGAGAAGTAAGTTAGACTAAAATCCTGTTAATCAATTTAGTCTAACTTCTTGACCATGTGTCCTGATAATTTACCATAATCAtgcttttgctttttttttgtttgttttgcttttacaTGGATGGCTGTTTGGTATAATATTAGCATGAGCCTAAAACAGGAAGATGTATCACACCTACCTTGGAAAACATAGGCTTTGGTGGCAAAGTATAATCCTATTGGTAGAGTAATCATCATGATTGTGAAGAATAACAGCGTCTTCAAAACCGATAGTAGTGATGCCTCATTTCTACcagggaaaaataaataatcacaTTAAAAGTAGATCACCACACCAAAGCCCACAGACTTGACCTGACCCACCGGCATAGCCTATCCtgatacaaacacactcttttCTGCATTGGCGTTGTATCATGGAAGACTGGCATATTTAGGTTATTCACGCTTACATATCCATCCAAATACCAATCATAATGTTGTGTATTTATGAGCAATACATTAACGTTAGGCCTAAAGAATAGCCTAAGTTCCACTCTTTAGGGGACTAATTAACAACTAACTGTAACATCGTCGTTGAGAAAATTTGCGACAGGCGGTCAAAAAAGACCAGTGACCAGTAACTAGTGACCAGCGACGAGTGTTACTTAACTTAACAGAAATATATCTGAGGTTTTAGGCGGTTGAGGCAAACTGTTTGATACTCTAGTCTAGGCTCTTTCAACTTAGCGTCAGCTAGCTGCTAGCCTACTTGGTAGCCTACGTTAGCAAACCCAGAACTCAATTATGCAAGTTATGCGAGTTTCGATTTCACAGTCTTACCCTCTAACATCTGTTGTAGTCTGCATTGTCCCACGCAAAGTTCTTGTTTAACTTTACGGTCTATAAGGGTTTATAATTGCAATAGTTTaatcaatgtagcctacaaacacctcTGTTTCATGCATTGGTTTCATGTCATCATCGTCGCTACTTCCGAGGTTGCGTCATGTGACAATGTCACGTGTAAGGCTAAAATAATATTTAGTAGTCTAATAGTCGCTAATAGCGCTAGTAGTCGGCTATAGACTAATCCATTCTTCAAGCTTGTGtggcaaaaaaaatgcatgGCTGAAAGTTATATTACTGTAACAAAGCATTAAATAATTTACTTATCTGCGCAAACAAAAGGCTAAACAGTAAATCCTCTAGAGGGAGACACCACTGCACATATGGTTTTCAGGCTGTAGTAACTTCTCACTGAACCTGCTGTTTCTTTAGGAGCAGAGTTGCGTTGTAACAATTCATCTCAGTAGAGTAAATCTACTCTCTGGTACCTAGGCAGTACTGTAAGGGCTTGAATAGTTGTCACCCTCACTGTCTTCCCATCAAATTTGAATTGCTCATAAGCCAGTGGGCAAAGTTAGTTAGCATGGAATTTCTGTTATCCAGATTTAAAGAAGGTCTGCACAGTAATGAACTAAACCAGTAACCTCAGCCTTGGTAGACCAACATTCATTTAGCATTTTGTTGTATCTGGTAGGTCAAGGTTATGCTCTGTTCGCCAGTTCACAGCTGAGGTAAGCCCATGCCAGCTGTtttgcaggacacacacacacacacacacacaccacaatctgGGGTTGACAAACATATTGTACCCCGGTGTTGTTCGCTGAGGTTGCAGAAAGAGGGAATTAAACAGCCTGCATCTGAGAGAGGTCACTGACCTGAGAGATGAAATCAATCCGCCCGTGAAACACAAAGACAGAAACCTTTTGAGGGCAACCAGGATAAGCGCTATGTCATCACATCTGTCCTTCCCAGGACAAATCTGGTTGTCGCAGCTCTGTCTCTGCGAATGAGTGATGATCGCCCTCATCACAGGTTCAGGAAGATTAGACTGAATGAAACCAGCGTGTGAATGAGATGATGTTTGAAGTGACCTTGCAGCTATTACAAGCTGGATAGAATATTATTAGCTGTTATTACCTTATGGATGATAATGTtaatgaagaggaggaaggaaagTGTAAACAAACAATATTTTACCTTGATGATGATGGCCTTATTATCTATTGTCTCTGCATTTGCTTGAAGGTTTATGAGAATGACAAAAGTAACATGCCGTAGGGATGGAGAAAGAAGTGATCATTTTTATCTGAGAATTCAAGCACCATAACATCCAAgtcaaacattttcataacaatACATAAGCAGCATCAAAATATGCCAAGAAAATAATACATATTTTCAAACTCTATATGTCAGATAAACATCTATGCTACATAtttaatcgtgtgtgtgtgtgtgtgtgtgtgataatttgGTTGGTTTGTCAGTAcaaggacacacgcacacacacacacacacacacacacacacacacacagctaatgtTCTACAAACAACCAGTGACAACattataaaaaattatatatattatttctatAGTTATATAGCCCCTACCAGTGGTAACCCCCTGACCCCTAACCAATCACAGTTGGGCCTCCATTAAGTGGTTGTTGGTCGCTGCTGGTGACTGCTTGCTCTTGAAGCCGTCCGTGGCACACTTTGAGCTGTCCATGAAGAGTGTGCGTGGGGCACACAGTGCCAGCAGGATCTGTTTGTATTCACGCCGGAAGTTCTGGTTCAGCAGGCCATACACCACCGCGTTCAGGCAGCTGTTGAAATACGCCATGAAATAGCTGGTGATGAACAGCCACTCGGGCACCTTTGGCGCCACCCGCTCTGGGTCAATGGCCACGGCCAGGCCGATGAGGTTCAGCGGTGCCCAGCAGACAGCAAACAGTACGAAGACCACAAACATGGTGAGGAAGTTGCGCATGTCGCCAGGGCGACCCCGCTGGCCCCTGCGCGAGTCCGGCGGCTGCACACGGCTCTTCACCCGGATGACCAGCATCCAGATGCGCAGGTAGCAGAAGGAGACCACGGCCAGCGGCACCAGGAAGTGCACCACCACCACGCAGATGGTGTACGAGGAGCTGGCCGTCTGCGTGAAGGTGCAGGAGTAGACGCGTGGGTCGTAGCTCAGTGAGCCCACTAGGAAGTTGGGCACGGTGGCCAGGCAGGTGAGCACCCAGGTGAGCAGCAGGTACAGGCAGGTGTTGCGGGTGGTGTAGAGGTGGTCATAGTGCAGGCCGTGGCAGATGTAGCAGTAGCGGTTGAGTGCGATTGCCGTGATATTGAAGACGGAGCCGATGACACTCAGGCCCATGACGAAGCCACTCAGCTGGCAGTGCAGCGAGCCCATGGTCCAGCCATTGTGGAAGATGGCCAGCAGTGCCAGGGGGTAGGGGTACAGCGCTACCACCAGGTCAGCCACCGACAGGCTCACCACAAAGATGTTACCTACCAGGGAAGACAGACCAAGCAGACTAAAAACAAGCTCGACCAAAGACATTTTCAACActgcagtatttctaatatcAACACAACTACTTTGGCGATGCCCGGCCTATTTCAGCTGTAGATCTCTATAGAAATATACAAAAATGACACCTTATTAAAACTAAGTTATCAAATGCAAAAGTGGAGCTCTCTGTGAATATTTTTGTGTCAATGAAAATTTGTGTTGAAGCACAGGAACCTAGGGAAAGAAAAGTGACCCCTTAGACTCGTCACTCAATGGAAGTGTGCTACAGGCTATTTTATCTGATGAAATCCCTTCAAGGTTCCATCTTTGTGGAGATAGTTTCAAAGCAGCTTAAAGCTGACGTTTGGGGGCGGGAAAAAAACCCCTTCAGAGACCAAATAAAGATGACTGTCCCCAAGAGGGCAAAAATAGGACTCACTCAGTACAGCAACAGCATGCAGTTGTAAACACCTTGAGTATCTGTGTCTTCATGAAGGTGTTGGAATCTCTAGCATGACATTTCAAGCACAacaatttccctcacgggatcaatagagtatatatactatactatacaacaGGATGTGAATtctaaaataaatagtttttcATGTCATTTTTAATGGATTGCATTTACAGGGAAATGTTTCTATTTCCCTCATAATGGCACCATGACTGTTAACTTGAACTGAAGCCGTATTGCAGAATTCTTGACTACAGCAGTTGATACAGTGTCATTGCGGCAATGCTTGCAAACAGATAATGGTGCCATACCCCGAGAGCAGTTTGGGGAGGAGATTAGGTGGGAGATTAGTTTAGAAGCACATCCAGAGCCAAGCTGAACCCCCAAATTGAGTCACAAAAGGTTGTGTTCTTAGCCATGGTTCTGAATGGCTATAGTATTCAACATACTCTGTGTTTAGGATTATGTAGATTGTTGATACAATCAAAAGATTAAAAAGGTAACACATGTCTAGTAGTTCATAGAAACCCATGGCTTGACCACAACATTTCCAGTCACAAGCAAAGAGATACAATATGTTTGATCTCTTCTGTAAGGCTCTATTGCTGACACATCCTAGGGCAGTGTCTTATGTTCATTTTAAAACAGTATCTCAACTGAGCTGTTTGTATTTCCAAAGCAAGGATTGAATAGAAAACCAGAGATATCCGCATAGACTTGGTTGAGAATGTGTATCTGTATCACAGCGCATACCTTGTGCTTTCAGGAAGAAGATTGTTCGATAGTAAACACATTTGTCTTAAAGGCAATCATTTTTGAAAGCAAGTGACATTATCTGGCCTGATCAGTAAAATGTCTAACACATCCAAGTAATATTTCAAAGGTCTACAGAGATAATACATTTAGAAGCAACCTAACTATTAGCCTCGTGGGACCTTTCCAAGCCACAGAGACCTGGGGTCTGAGTTTAATATGAGCTTGACAAATGCACCATTGTCTAGGCCCCGTTGCCTGCATATGGGCTCTCAGACAGTCACAGAGTGTTGATTTGTAACAATGAGCGATACCAGCTCACGGTGACCAAGTGTGCTATGAGCTCCAGGACCTTGACATCATTACACAAGAGATGATTGAGAGAGAGTTAGGCGGTGAGAAGCAGGTCAGAATACAGAATGTTTGTGATGTATAACCTTGACCTCCGAGTTCTCCTGTTGATTGAGAAATgattgtgtgcgtgcgcgtctgtgtgtgtgtgtcaggtcagGTTATCATGTAAGGCTGCAATTGGGCTACAATTGGATGGTACACATTTAAACATCACAGGCATCTTAACGtggaaaaaacaaagaaaagtaCAGTACCATAAAATAATTGAATGGAGTCAATGAAGACCTTCTGGCTGCCTTGTCCACACAAGAATAGCTCAAACCCAAACAGATTTCATAATCAAAGTAGCATGAAATTTCATTCAACACAGATCACTAAACTGACCCTGTTCTCTAACTATTTTTTGACTTTGCACAAAGAAACTCTTCAAGCCATCATATGACCAATGGAAGAAATTATGGATTGAGTACACTTTTTATTGCCTATTCAGAACAACAATCCAGTGATTGTGAGTGAGACAGATTCCCTTGTATGCAATGATGGTTTGCAGactgatgataaaaaatgaCGGTAATGGAAAAGTTCACCTTTTCTTAGGACAACGCTGGTTTCTCATTTTAAATTGTTGATAATAACTGTGCTGAATATGTCT
Encoded proteins:
- the mtnr1c gene encoding melatonin receptor type 1C, coding for MALKVNLSCIDCLSQSANQSVSSHTTSAGVATTLASVLIFTIVVDIVGNVLVILSVYRNKKLRNAGNIFVVSLSVADLVVALYPYPLALLAIFHNGWTMGSLHCQLSGFVMGLSVIGSVFNITAIALNRYCYICHGLHYDHLYTTRNTCLYLLLTWVLTCLATVPNFLVGSLSYDPRVYSCTFTQTASSSYTICVVVVHFLVPLAVVSFCYLRIWMLVIRVKSRVQPPDSRRGQRGRPGDMRNFLTMFVVFVLFAVCWAPLNLIGLAVAIDPERVAPKVPEWLFITSYFMAYFNSCLNAVVYGLLNQNFRREYKQILLALCAPRTLFMDSSKCATDGFKSKQSPAATNNHLMEAQL